GCGTTGCAGGTATCCTTCTCCCCGTTCTTCAAATTCACACGAGAAATTGACTAGCCGATATTTTGGAATCAAAATCGAACGGCGCAGAAACGTAACagtctctctccctctccctcttgTTTCGTGTCTATCTGTTTCTCTCTACTAAACACGTTGGTCCACCGGCATTTCCCGGTTACCGGTTCTGTTAACTGCGAGCAGCGCGGCGAACATCTTTTGGGCCCACCTACCACCTTTCGCAACCGTCCTCCACCACCGCCACATATCCTcctttccaaaaataaaaagattcctttagtatttttaaaaatatggaaGTTACTATTACAAAATTAcaatttctaaaataataattattttttaattatttaattgggTATTAAGGTTGTGATTTAAGAGAGATAAGGGCATGGAAGTGAAGGTCCCCCTCTATCAGATTTTGCTCCAAAATCACAACAAAAGAAacgcttcttctcttcttcttcttcttcttcttctgtgcTTCTGTCTCTCTGTGTTCTGCTCAGCTTACTcgcttctctcttcttcttttctttaatgCTGGGTATGTATGTTATTCACAGATTCACTTGTTGTCTTGTAATCTTGTTACTTGTTTGAGTAGTTTCTAATTTCTCTGGTTTCGTTTTTGGTGTCtgaatgagagagagaaagaaaaaaaagaaaagaaatcaaatgaCCGGGTCTATCACCACCGTTTGCTTGCCTTCTTCTAATTTCTAtagttgatttgaattgatAATTCTCTTGTAGTTTATGAATTGATCATTCTACTTTGTTTCCTGCATTGTTTGATCCGTAAAGCAAGCCCTATCTATCATGGATCCTGAACAGGAAAATTGGCTTATTTCTCAAACGAGATAACTATGAATgcatagtttaattatttttttttaatagaaaaaattgtGCGGGTATGTATATAAGATGGCTTGGTTCTATTTGTGATTATTCTCTCTAATTGTGTTATTATATGGTATAATGatatttatgattatttttttctacTTATCATTAagatatatatttgtattaatAAATAGAGCTATTTGTCGTAGTAGATGCTTCTGTTTGAGGCTTGTTCCTATGTTCAGTTCCTACCTACCTATCATAAAAGATGGCTTGGTTCtatttatgattattttcttCGTTCTTGCATTCTCCTTCCGTGCCTGTGAAGGCACTCGTTCCAGACAACCTTCATAGAGTGGTTCCTTTCTGTGAGgactccatggaatactataGTAGTGAGATTGAGTTGCTGATTATGGTGAGTGAAGAAAGTGTTTGGAAGATTATTTTTTGattcaatttgaaaatttggccATCAAATATTAATCTTTTggggatttttttttgttcctatttttttttatccaacCTTGTAAGGCTCTTGCGTTTTTATTTGAATGATCTTTTGGTTAATTTTGTTTTCGGTTTGTCGAATCATTTGGGACATGGGCATCatgattaatggattttattcaaattttgaaatttccGGTTCTGCTTTGGAGGGTGTTATTGGTATGTTCAATTGAACTTTGTGTGTTGTTTCTGTTCTTTAGCTTCATGTCCTGCAATCTCTCGTATTTTTTCTCCAATAAATGATTATTTGGAGTCTATCTGAGTGCTTAGCTGATTGGATTTCAATCCGaatcatgtattttttttttttgcttgattTATTTCTGGGTGTTGATTTTGTTTCTGCAAACaagaatcaaaatttgaaactaATGAATTGaatttcttctattttgttGGACAGATTCTTGAATTTGCTGGGAATTTGTCATTTCTGGATTGAGGCTTTCTTCGTGAAGTGCCCATTTGTTGTTGCTTTCTGCGGAGAGTTAGAGAGAGAGACATGTTCGAAGGTCGTTCCTGTGTGGTTTCGAGATTGTTTCCTAGCTCGTGCCAGGCAGAGAACAACTGGTCTTACATGAAATACCTGCCTGAGTTGGACATCAAGAATAATGGCAAGCGCCCTGCGGAAAATATTGCATCCGAGGATGAGAATCGTCCGAGGAAGTATACTAGGATGTTGGACTCCAAACAGAAATCCCCTGAGGATAATGAGAATTCTGTAGTTTCCCAAGAGGATCAGGAAACCATTGAGACATTGAGTATCTGCCAAGATGGCGACGAAGCTGGTGATTGGACTGATGACCAGTCATTGGCTGAACAAGAACAgcgtgatgatgatgatgatgatgatgatgatgattcacTGGAATTTGGTGAGCATCATTCTGATCAACAGCAGCAGGGTGAACATGAAGATTTCTTGGATTCAAGTATTCATCAATCAGACGAAGAACAGCAAGAGGATGAACTTGTGGCAGATGATTCATTAGATTCTGGTGTTCGGCAACCGAATGAAGAACAGCAGCGGGTTGAACTCAGGGATTTATTAGATTCCGGTGTTCAGCTTGAGCTTGCTGTGAATTTATTGGAATCATGTGGTCAGCAATCTGATGACCACCAGCAGAACCATGCTGGGGGTTCATCAGATTCTGGCTCTCTCTTGCCACGCATGAACCGGGACAGCTCAATCACCTGTCTCAGCCGTTGCTCAAGGTCAGATTATGGCTCTCTTGCCTCTCTGAATAGGGGCTTCCGCAATGTAATCCGAAGCGGTGAGCTTTATAAATGGAGGAGACTAAATGGTATCATGGAACATTGGATTTATTTCTCCTATGCTCTCCTTGAATGGGAGGCCTATGATCCGATCCGTCAGCGATGGATGCATTTGCCAAGGATGGCCTCTAATGAGTGCTTCATGTGTTCGGATAAGGAATCTTTAGCCGTAGGTACCGATCTTCTTGTATTTGGGAGGGAGCTGCAATCCCTTGTTATATACAGATATAGTCTTTTGACAAACTCATGGTCCTCCGGAATGAGGATGAATGCTCCGAGATGCTTGTTTGGCTCTGCTAGCCTCGGAGAGGTTGCAATCTTAGCTGGTGGGTGTGATTCTGATGGGCGTATCCTTGACTCTGCAGAGCTATACAATTCTGAGACTCAAACATGGGAATTACTCCCAAGCATGAAGAAACCCCGGAAGATGTGTTCCGGGGTATTCATGGATGGGAAGTTTTATGTTATAGGTGGAATTGGAGGAAGCGAGTCGAAGCTTCTTACATGTGGTGAGGAGTATGATTTACAGGCTAGGACTTGGACCGAGATTCCTAGCATGTCCCCTGGACGTAGCAACAGGGGGTCGGAGATGCCTGCAATGGCCGAGGCACCTCCGTTGGTTGCAGTTGTAAATAATGAATTGTATGCTGCTGATTATGCTGACATGGAGGTTAAGAAATACGataaggaaagaaaattgtGGATTGTGATTGGGAGACTGCCGGAGCGGGCAGTGTCGATGAATGGTTGGGGTCTCGCATTCAGGGCCTGCGGAAATAGGCTTATGGTTATTGGTGGACCTAGAACTCACGGCGAGGGATTCATCGAACTCAATTCATGGGTGCCGGGTGAAGGTCCTCCGCAGTGGAATCTACTCGCTAGAAAACGGTCCGGTAACTTTGTCTATAACTGCGCCGTGATGGGATGCTGAATAATTGAATTGTGTGAAGGTTAACACATCTTGACACTTCAAAGTCCTATGAAATTGTACAATGGTGATTCACCCATTGACATAGGAGTTTTGCTAATTGGTACCATTCCCCGTCTCTCTTTCTATGATATTTCGATTCGAAGTCTGGGGAGGAGACTCAAGATATTTATCAAGATTGGCTGAAAAGTTTGCTGGGGAGGAAGCTCATCAGTATTTGTTTCCAAAAATTCCGATTACTTTTTTGTTCGATTTAGTTGCCTCCATTTACATTGACATGAAAATTTTCTTGGTATCATGTAGcacaaaagcaagaaaaggagTATGTTAAATAATTGAAAAGTTCCAACACAAAATGTAGGTGACTGGTGCTGTCtgttttaaaagattttaatctTGAGAACACACAAACTAGACATTTGAATTTAATGATCACAAAGTTTCTTAGATTGAAGAAATGAAATAACTTTCTTAGAGTTGTTCATcaattttgaattatgtatcAAACCaattttcttatttgaattAATGATGGATTCGGATTGTATACTTTGTATGTGACCATTTAATTCATTACTTGCGCAGATAGATTTTTCTtgtcttttccttttttaaagTATTATATTATGGATTTGTTCTTTTTGATGCAAGAATGCCAAAGAGCTAAATGCCTGAAACTACATATCAacattctttttgtttttcaggcTTTCATGAAAAGCTTTCAGCAAAGATTACTATGTTGCTTCAAAGGCCCTTAAGCCATAGaagcatattttattttatttttattgcctTTTGGCTTCATAATTGCATTCTCATGAAACCATATTTTAAGATTATAGTGACCATCTTAAATGTATAGTTTTGTACCTGAGTTCCCATTATTGGACATTAAACTCCTTAAACACCCATAGAGCATCCATCCTAGCCCGGTGTAATATTGTTCTCTCAGTTCCccattatattataataaagtGATAAAGTGAGagcttaattattattaaatttgtaattctTATTATATGTATGTTCtattattctaatttaaaagtgattattttattattttatcaactcCTTCACTTTAGATCTTGATTTATGCTTttatcatcattatttttttttgggtacatcaaaaaatttgtatatataacacatattttataaaaattaggtaTATAGTGAAGGAGGTGAGAGTTGAatctacaattttttttatgtaataactTACAATAAATGAACAACTATTATactagttagttaatttaataatttagagaattaattttttattttttattttattaatatgtatgaaatacgaaatgattgaattttatatttgctttgaaaaaaattgatatttctGCAAGTAATATAGAGTAGGGTTTATAACTTTAGAATGCGAGTAGAGTTAGAGATGAGAGATTCTCAATTTACGAATAAAGTAAAGTAgagttttaataaaatttttaactggCGAATAAGGTTAGGATTTTACCCTACCATACCCATTGCTTTAGCCCCCTATACAGAATAGCGTTGAATTGTGTTCACCAAAGTGATGGAAGTATGGTCCGAAAATCAATCATTCTTAGAAAGAATAATAGTGACAATTGATGTGTAAACAAGTAAACAAAGAGCaaagtttttgtttttgttttatttgtctTTTGTGTGAAGTGTGATAACAAATCCTATTAATATTGGGCCTTATGTTGTGAATAACTAGTGTTGCAAGTCCAAGAAAGGAAACCTGTAGATCACAGTAAAAAAGCTCTCTGGTATTTAAATTACGAAGAAGCAACGAAACGAGTTTTGAATTTTCGATGTTTGTGATTACTTGTTAGAGAGTTTGAACTTTGAACTTTGAACTTGGAAGCTTTGGCTTCGCAAACTGGAAGGAAAAAAATCCCTTACATTTCGTTTCCCAATTTCATGAAACTTTGCCCTCGCAGGAAAGACGTAATGCGACACTGTGCCTTTAAGGGAGAATCTGGTAACACCAGCAACGAGGCTACGCCACCGAGTTCTGCCATGTTCAAGACGGAATCTGTCGGCATCTTCATGTCTTCGATGCCGGAGACTCAGAGTTCCGAAAGCTTTGACGCCGGTGAAAGCACTCAGAAGGAAGACGACGTTTTCCACACGCCGCCTGAGAAGTCGTCGGTTCCCAGCTCCGGCGAGAAGCCGTTGGATGACTGCACGCTCAATCCGGAGCTTGATGCTTCCGATGAGTCTCTGGAGTTCGTCGATTTTGGTGATTCCCAGGGAGCGGGGCGCATCAGTTTGGATAGGGACTCTGATTTAGGGTTTTCGGAGACACAAAGGGATCAAAAGGAATTGGTCTCTTGGAGCCATCGGGGAATTAAACGAGATGGTGTTGATGAAGATACTGATGAGTTGCAGGTTAAAAAATCGAAAATCTCCGAGCCACAATCAGGTAGTGATTTTTCTAGGGCTTATTTGGGGATTGAATCTCTGGAAACCCCAGAGAGTAATGAGCATTGCATGGNNNNNNNNNNNNNNNNNNNNNNNNNNNNNNNNNNNNNNNNNNNNNNNNNNNNNNNNNNNNNNNNNNNNNNNNNNNNNNNNNGTGTGGGGCCAATGAAATCTCAATGCTTGAGAATGAATGTAATGAAGAAAATCAAAACATGGAGAATTCAGCTTGTGGATTGGAGTTTTCTCCAGAAGAAAATGTtcagaagaaaaataagagctCCTTTATTTTCGATGTTTTGAGGTTTCTAGCAGAGAGAGAAGTTGAGAAATTGAACTCTGATAACAAGGAAGCGGGTGGTGCTGCTGCCCCTGCTGCTGCCCCTGCTGctgctgatgatgatgatgatgatttggaTGTTGTGGAGATTGATGGCATTGATTTCCCTCGTCCAAGGTGGTGGCCTAACAACAACAAAGACTTGTCCCACTAGGTGAGATCAACTATATGATCAAATGCCACATCATGTCTTGAATCTTACCTGAACTTAGCTGATATATGTTTATAAAGTTCATTTAGTGTAGACCTTGTTCGTAAGAAGACTATAACTATTAGTACATGCAGGTTCTTTTTCATTTGAATTTCCAAAATCAATCAAGGTTTGCAATAGAACTGTGTTAGAGAAACTTTGTTCAAACTATatgatttggagatttctaAATGGAAAACCAAACCTGCTATAAATGACATATATATTTGGTTTTGGGTTCTAATGCTGGGAAGATATGTAAGGTGTGTTTTGGATCTTTTATCTGTGGCAACGAAGGTTCAACTctaattatgtaatttattgttatttttattagttttttgtgTGTATTTCAAGTCTTGatcattttttctgttttttgatctctgaatatatatacatatatatattccaCCCCAAACGTTGGAAACCAAAATAGTACTTTACCCATTATTTAATTATGGATTTGTTCTTTTTGATGCAAGAATGCCAAAGAGCTAAATGCTTGAAACTACATATCAACATTCTTTTTGGTTTTCGGGCTTTCATGAAAAGTTTTTAGCAAAGATTACTATGCTGCTTCAAACACTCTTCAGCCATAGAagcatattttattatttatttattgcctTCGGTCTTCATAATTGCATTGCATGAAATCTTATTTTGGCCTATGATCATGCAATTGCCAACTTGAATTTAAAATCCATTTCAGAAATGATTTATCTTCCCAATATATGTGATCTTAACAACTAAACAGAACAAGATTTGATTGCTTTCTAATATTCCAAGACATTTGATTAAGTCATACTGGTGAAGATTACAGTGaccatcttttattttttttgtcagagCAGTGACCATCTTGTATAGTTTTGTAGCTGACTTCCCATTATTGGACATTGAAGTCCTTAAACACCCATATAGCTTCCGTCGTAGCACGGTGTAATATTGTTCTCTCAGTTCCCTTTTATGGTTTTATGATCActgtcatttatttttaattttggtacatcaagaaacaagaaataaagaacCTTTGCCTACTAGTTGAAGTTGATTACACAGATCAAATTTTGTCATTGAATTCTATCATATATTATGCTATGTTTTGTTCTTACTtcatttatgataaaaaaatactatgCTTTATGAATGTTAATTGGGAAGTTGTAAAATTCCCTATCACTTCTAATATAAATTCAAATACCAAAACCATTCCcatgtgaaataaataaaatgaaccCGAACCAAGATTCATGACAAGCTCAGATGTACTCTTATCATCATTCAAAATGTTATGGGGAATCGTCTTTGATAATTTACTAGTTCTTTAGAGTGGTATAAAGTTTATtgattatataattatatgtctagatacaaaaattattgtatGTTCATATTTTATCAAGTTTCCTTGATTACTAATCAATGATATTTATtgacttaaataaataaatataatgcaCTTGATCTGAGAAAAGCTTATAAATACCATTTAGTACtaagttaaaaaaaagagatgGGCATCAAAACCCACTCTACTTCATTCCTGATACGTGGTACCTTGTCTAAAAGAGTGATaacagagagaagaaagaatagaagaattgAGATGCAAAAATAAATGAATGGAATACTGTTCTCTTAAGATTTGATACAAGTGTCTATATATACATCACATTAACCCAAGGACCTTAACTATTCATAAATGTCATAACAGAAACAGTTATGAGCTATAATTGACTCATCTTTGCCAATTAAGTAATATGAAATATGTCCTTAAACTTATCAATTGGTAAAAGTGAGAAAGATTTAGTCAATATATCTGTAATTTGTTGCTGTTGGAACATAAGTTACTGCCACTGCCTCATTAATAACACAATCtcgaacaaaatatagattcaGTTCGAAATGGTTGGTGAGATTATGTTGTATTAAATTATAGGCCAGAAAAATTGTAGGCGTATTGTCACAAAACACTGGACAAAGTGAGACATGATTGATGTAAAGTTGGATCCAAAGAAACTCCGAAAACACTGTTGCTAATACTCTAAACTCTGCCTCAGTAGACCTGCGACTGACTGTAGTTTACTTGCTGCATTGTGGCGAAACTAAATTGGGACCATAAAACACAATACGCTGAAATTGATTTTCTGTCGTCCAACTCAGCTGTCCAATTAGAATCTGAAAATGAAGATGAACGTAAATTAGCAGTCTTATTAAAGACATATTGGCTAATTTTATCCAAAGAAAGAGAAATATCTGGTGGAATAACTATTGCATATTGCAATCTCTCCTATAATAGAGTGAACGATGAACTAACCATAGGAGTGCTCATAGGTTTAGGTTTATGCATGCTAGCTTTTGACAGCAATTCCTTGATGTATTCAGTTTGATTGAATGATATTAGGGAATCAGAATGTTTAATAGCTTCAATACCGTGAAAGAAAGTTAAATCCCCTAAGTCCTTAAGTATGAAAGTAgaatataactaattaataatgtATGTAATCTTTGTGTCATTATTTCTAGTAACGAGCTCGTCATCatcataaatcaaaatataGGTGATTGAATTGACAATAAATCTAGTAAATAAAGTGGGATcgaattttgtaattttaaaaccAAACTTTTGAAATGTGAGAGTAATAGCAAGATACTAGGCTTTATGAGCTTGTTTTAGCCCATATATAGCCTTATTCAATTTACAAACTAATGCCGGATACTACGACCATCGAGGAAGCTGACCAACTTCATCGGAACAAGAAAAACTCCGGAATGATGAAAGAGGCTTTGGAGGTGAAACCTCAAGAGTGGTAAGGGAAGAAGAGTGGATGTTTATCAAGACCTCCTCGTAGGACccaatggaaagaggagaaccTATGCTGACTTAGTCATGCATGGTAGTGCTGATCCCCATGCATAGAAAGGAAACTCTAGTGGTGCAGAAGACTCTTCAGAGACTGACTCAGAAGAGGAAAACCCAGAAGATGCTATGGAGATACTAGAGATAAGTCAAATGCAAAGAGAAGCATTAAGGAGATGCagaaaggaagaaagagccATTCCCTCTATTTTGGTGAAGAGAATGCAGAATGGAACTATTAGCATCTACTActagaaaattatttattattcttgacAGATTTTATCTTAAGGAAGTACAGACAGATTTTAGGAGGGAATTTTtgttgaaaacaaaagaaaataaattagcataaattacggataaaaaaaagaatttgtcGATAATTctgtcaattttttttcatgaaaaatagttaccaacaaaaaatttgtctatatttaaatgaataaaaacgttgcattttattaaattattacagacaaaTATTCTgtctataatttaaaatattccgcagaaaaaattaaattaaacctaGCATTGCCCCCACCCTATCGAGCTCCATTCACACCACACATCACTTTTATCGAGTTCCACTCTCTGTCAACGAGCTACTTCTTCTCTCTGCCGCTGCCACCGCCGCTCGCATCGCATGAGCCCCCTCCACCACTCGCGTCTCATGAGGCCCCTCCGCTACCGCTCTCGTCGCGTTGCTCCCTTCGTCGCATTGCTCCCTTCATCGCCATTGTCGCAGAGCTCTCTCCGCCGCTCTCGTCGCGTCTGCTCCCTTCATCGCCGTCGTCGCAGAGCTCTCTCCGCCGCTACTCTAATCCAAACACTATTTTTGTGATTCTGTTGCTTGGAGGTTAGATTTTCATTCTGCTAATTAACCGAAACTGAAGCCTTTCGTTTTTCTTCGCTTGGAGATTAGATtttcaatttcatgcaattaatttctcttttcaatTTCATAGAATGGTGTGATATAATTCAGCAAGATATATACTGTTCGTAATCTCTGACCTATTCGTAATTCCTCTTTTCAATTTCATGGAATGGTGTGATATATGCTATAGTTGTCTAGAACAGAAATTTAATTCAGTTAATACTTAGTTTGGATTCATCAATTTCAGCTTTCTGCTATCTCTTGTTCAGCGGTTAGTTCCTTCAGcgttttgttcctttccttgttcTTGTTCTGCGATTTGATCATGgtgattgatgattttcttatgtTGATTTTTGCAGGAGCTTAATTT
The Arachis duranensis cultivar V14167 chromosome 5, aradu.V14167.gnm2.J7QH, whole genome shotgun sequence genome window above contains:
- the LOC107489235 gene encoding F-box/kelch-repeat protein At1g26930, whose amino-acid sequence is MFEGRSCVVSRLFPSSCQAENNWSYMKYLPELDIKNNGKRPAENIASEDENRPRKYTRMLDSKQKSPEDNENSVVSQEDQETIETLSICQDGDEAGDWTDDQSLAEQEQRDDDDDDDDDDSLEFGEHHSDQQQQGEHEDFLDSSIHQSDEEQQEDELVADDSLDSGVRQPNEEQQRVELRDLLDSGVQLELAVNLLESCGQQSDDHQQNHAGGSSDSGSLLPRMNRDSSITCLSRCSRSDYGSLASLNRGFRNVIRSGELYKWRRLNGIMEHWIYFSYALLEWEAYDPIRQRWMHLPRMASNECFMCSDKESLAVGTDLLVFGRELQSLVIYRYSLLTNSWSSGMRMNAPRCLFGSASLGEVAILAGGCDSDGRILDSAELYNSETQTWELLPSMKKPRKMCSGVFMDGKFYVIGGIGGSESKLLTCGEEYDLQARTWTEIPSMSPGRSNRGSEMPAMAEAPPLVAVVNNELYAADYADMEVKKYDKERKLWIVIGRLPERAVSMNGWGLAFRACGNRLMVIGGPRTHGEGFIELNSWVPGEGPPQWNLLARKRSGNFVYNCAVMGC